The nucleotide sequence AATCTACCTGGCCGGTGCGTGGATCGACGTAGAAGGGCGCCGATTGCGACCCGAGGCCGTCCGGCTGGATGACACTGATTTCCGACTGCTTCAGCCCCCGCTTGATCAACTCGCTGACCACGGCCTCGGCGCGTTCGGTGCTGATCCGGATGTTTTTGATCTCGTTGGCGCCTGCCGTGGCGTGTCCGTACACACTGATGACCAGGTTCTTGTGACCGATCTGCGCCTGCTGTAGGACGCCGCGGACGGCCAGGAACACCTCGTGCATGGCATCGCGACGCGACGAGTCCGGCATGGCAGATTTATCCTGGAAATAGATCACCTTCTGTTCGAGCGCCGTCTCCTGGGCACGGAGCAGCAACTCGTCAAAAACCTCGGCGCCGTCATCGTTATAACTGACGATACCGATCAGGTATTTGGCCTTGTCGCGAGCCGATTCCTTCCATTCCTTCGGCACTTGCTGACCGCTGGACGTCAGGACGCCGTTCTCGAATTGGAGCGTGACTTCCGGAGGGATGGGCCCGAGGAACTGATAGGCGCGCCGCAGAAGAATCGGCGACGACATATCCATATAGGGTGTCCAGGACTCCGTGACCTGGCCGGCAGGCAGACTCGTGCGCACCCGGAGCGAGTCGCTGGGGGTAGCCAGCGGATCCCGAAGGCCCGTGACAAACCACTTTCCGTCGTTGCGGCCGGCGTCAATGACAAAGATGCCCGGCTCCGTTTTCAAGAGCGCGAGGTAGTCTTTCCAGTACGCGTTGTCGCGCACGAAGAAAAACGTCATGGCGCTGAGCCAGACCACGATCCCACCCAGCATGACCCAGAACAGGGGCGATATCGGCCGCTGCGGGATCTGGTAGTGGGAGAGTAACTCCCCTTCCAGGATGGGGCGGGTGGATTCGAACGGCGTGATGTCGCCGTCGAAAAATGTCAGTGCGGCGTTAAACTGGAGATGAATCGAACGCGCGGTGTCCTTGAGGACTCGACGCAGATCGGGCTCGGGCGTGCCGCGGACGACGGCCGCGAGGATGGCCTTCGGCCCCTGCTCGATCCAGACCGTCAGTTCGCCCACCTGCAGCGTCGCAAGCCCCTCCTCGGCGCGGGTGCCGAACGAGTCCTGCACAAAATCCTGGATCGCGGTGAGCATGCTGGAAACGAGCGATCCGTCCTGCGCCTTCACCGAGTCCGCCACCACGTGCTGCAGCGGCAACCCACTGATCCGATGAATGAGGAACACCTGCTCGACACGATACCGGAGCGTGTGGCTGAGCACAACCTCCGAGAACGAGCGCTTGGTGCGGATGGCCTCGTATTGCCACTTGATGCCGTTCAGCGATACCCCGTATTGCAGCGCCCACTTGACCGCGTTGCGGGTGGATCGGAAGGACTCCTTGATGCCTCGTTTCAACGCCGGCACCATCAACGGTGAAATCCCGTCGATCAGCGTCTCGGTGTCCTGCTGAACGGCCACGTCAAGCGTACGGCTGAACGTCTGCGCCAGCGCCTTCGCGAGCTTGTCGCCCTTGCGGGCGTTGATGGCCACGGCCTCGGGCAGGTACTTGGCGACCGCGCCAAGCTGCGAATCAGGGGCCTCCAGTTCATCCAACCGGCGATGCAACTGCATCAGCTGATACTGCTCGGGCGCCAGAAGAAGCCGCCGGAGTTCCTCGACCTCTTCGTCGGAGATCTTGCTGAACGCACTGTCGACAGCACCCCCATAGACAGAACCTACCGCCTTCGATCCCAAAGGGGCGCTCTTATAGGGGTTGACCGACGGTGCTTTCGACATTCCAAACTCCTCAATGATGGAATTTTGCAAGCGCTTAAGATACGAATAGAAGAAAACGAAGTCCGGAATTTATTCTTCCCGTTCTAAAAAATCTACAGGATCCGCACGTCGTATCTGGATCGAACGGAATCCCGAAGGAGCACGGTCCGGGAGGCGCTACCGGAAAGGGGGTTGTACGAACAACAGGAATACCCCCGATCGAGGACATCCCCCTATCCTGGCGGGCGTATACCCCATGCGTTTCTGACGCATCCAGCCATGCGCCTCCGGCGCTACGCCAACCGTGCCGTCGATCCGCGGACTTCTGTACGGCCCCGTTGCGCATTCCCGGGGAACTAACGGCGGCGTGGTGCGCTCTGTTTGCCCTCCTTACGTTCGTAACGCGTATTGTGGACACCGGACGCATCCCGCCTCTTTTCGGTCTTCCGGCATCCTGATGGGCCGCAACGAATCCTCTTTATGCTTGTTGCTTCCCCACAGCACCCTCCCCCACATGGCCTAATGACTCAGAAAAAGATCTGTACGCTCGGTACGTCGGCTGTCGGCAAGAGTAGCCTCGTCGCGCGATTCGTCAAGGGGATCTTCTCCGACCAGTACCTGACGACCATCGGAGTAAAAATCGATAAAAAAACGGTCACGGCCCGGGGCCAGAAAGTCGACCTACTCATCTGGGATTTAAATGGAGAGGATCGATTCCAAAAACTCTCCATGAACTACCTACGCGGGACGGCCGGATATTTGTTAGTGATTGATGGTACCCGACGCTCCACCATGGACGCCGCGATCGCCCTGCACCACAAAGCCCAGGCAACGATCGGTGATGTGCCGTTTGTGGTGTTGATCAATAAGGCGGACATCTCCAGCGAGTGGGAAGTCCGCGAGGACGAGATCGCGGAGATGCGGGCGCGCGGGTGGAATATCCAACACACCAGCGCCAGAACGGGCGCCGGCGTCGAAAAAGCGTTTATCGACCTCGCCCACAAGCTCGTATAGGCCCCACGCCTCTTCTCCCCACCCGCCGCGTACGATCGACATGAACCCTCTTGTGCTTCCGCCGAACCTCCTGGCCCAGCTCGATATGGCTGTGCTCCGGCGCGAGAGCGACGGCCGTTTTGTCCTTCTGGGCGAGGCGCCGACCTGGCTACGCGACATCTACCCTAAACTACCCTCAAACGGCGCGCCCTGGAATCCCGAACAGCACCTGCTTTACCTCGGCCACTTCATCGAAGAAGCCGACACCATCTGGGCCGGCGACGGTTCCGCGCAGCTCGTCTCGGATATCTGGACCGAAGAAGCCACCTCCGGCAAGGAATGGCTCCTCGAAGCGACCGCCATGAAACTCGACGGGCAGAACATTCTCCTGATCAAGTTCCCATCGAGCGACTTTAAAACGCTCCGCAGCGTCTACCAGGAAGCCCGCGACCAGGGCCTCCGGCAATACACGCTCCTCAAGGAGATCGATAAGCGCGAGGTGTTGCTCCACTGCACCGTGCACGACCTCTCCGCGCCGCTCGCCGGCATCCGCGCCAGCCTCTGGCTGTTGAAGGAGGATGAGATGGTCAAGCCCGTGGGCGACGAGTTCCTGCAGATCGGCCTCGAGCAGGTCGATAAGATGCAGGGCCTCATCCAGGACACGCTCGTCACGTTCTCCACGCGCTCCAAACCGCTTCTCCAGACCGCCGCGAACCTCGA is from Rhodothermales bacterium and encodes:
- a CDS encoding OmpA family protein, which gives rise to MSKAPSVNPYKSAPLGSKAVGSVYGGAVDSAFSKISDEEVEELRRLLLAPEQYQLMQLHRRLDELEAPDSQLGAVAKYLPEAVAINARKGDKLAKALAQTFSRTLDVAVQQDTETLIDGISPLMVPALKRGIKESFRSTRNAVKWALQYGVSLNGIKWQYEAIRTKRSFSEVVLSHTLRYRVEQVFLIHRISGLPLQHVVADSVKAQDGSLVSSMLTAIQDFVQDSFGTRAEEGLATLQVGELTVWIEQGPKAILAAVVRGTPEPDLRRVLKDTARSIHLQFNAALTFFDGDITPFESTRPILEGELLSHYQIPQRPISPLFWVMLGGIVVWLSAMTFFFVRDNAYWKDYLALLKTEPGIFVIDAGRNDGKWFVTGLRDPLATPSDSLRVRTSLPAGQVTESWTPYMDMSSPILLRRAYQFLGPIPPEVTLQFENGVLTSSGQQVPKEWKESARDKAKYLIGIVSYNDDGAEVFDELLLRAQETALEQKVIYFQDKSAMPDSSRRDAMHEVFLAVRGVLQQAQIGHKNLVISVYGHATAGANEIKNIRISTERAEAVVSELIKRGLKQSEISVIQPDGLGSQSAPFYVDPRTGQVDSTLIQPFNAVTFDVVVEPRNWK
- a CDS encoding Rab family GTPase; amino-acid sequence: MTQKKICTLGTSAVGKSSLVARFVKGIFSDQYLTTIGVKIDKKTVTARGQKVDLLIWDLNGEDRFQKLSMNYLRGTAGYLLVIDGTRRSTMDAAIALHHKAQATIGDVPFVVLINKADISSEWEVREDEIAEMRARGWNIQHTSARTGAGVEKAFIDLAHKLV
- a CDS encoding HAMP domain-containing sensor histidine kinase, whose product is MNPLVLPPNLLAQLDMAVLRRESDGRFVLLGEAPTWLRDIYPKLPSNGAPWNPEQHLLYLGHFIEEADTIWAGDGSAQLVSDIWTEEATSGKEWLLEATAMKLDGQNILLIKFPSSDFKTLRSVYQEARDQGLRQYTLLKEIDKREVLLHCTVHDLSAPLAGIRASLWLLKEDEMVKPVGDEFLQIGLEQVDKMQGLIQDTLVTFSTRSKPLLQTAANLEDAPNIEESIREVIDALSAMASLKSVTFRLSLEGPPDTSWQVAGDHARLERILFNLLENALRHTRDGSVIAVRLRDEGNAIRISIKDQGEGVPTDMMNKLFQKFSQGGTNTGKVGLGLYFCRITVEDWGGQIGCLPNMRDGACFWFTLPKAEVDSEK